In a single window of the Persephonella sp. KM09-Lau-8 genome:
- a CDS encoding EAL domain-containing protein, protein MKEVFFRVPKSPKEDYSNTKKILNYIQSKKTDQVFYTFNIFPETLLFFYRNLLEIYPKRNGIYMEIVGKSYDRVSVLNLRDAVEFLGCGIVIDDFGLDKVSFAVSSILPCIVCVKFDGKYWKNPQNSLSVEGYVTGFKSEGITVVAEEVETEDDFKKAIDLGFDNFQGFYFLRERFLQWQEGTG, encoded by the coding sequence ATGAAGGAGGTTTTTTTCAGGGTGCCTAAGTCTCCTAAAGAGGATTATTCCAATACAAAAAAGATTTTAAACTACATCCAATCAAAGAAGACAGATCAAGTTTTTTATACATTTAATATTTTTCCTGAAACTCTTCTGTTTTTTTATAGAAATCTCCTGGAGATTTACCCTAAAAGAAACGGTATTTATATGGAAATCGTTGGTAAATCTTACGATAGAGTAAGCGTGCTTAATCTTAGGGATGCTGTAGAGTTTTTGGGTTGTGGTATTGTTATAGATGATTTTGGACTGGATAAAGTTTCTTTTGCAGTTAGCTCTATTCTTCCCTGTATTGTTTGTGTAAAGTTCGATGGGAAATACTGGAAAAATCCGCAGAATAGTCTGTCTGTTGAAGGGTATGTTACAGGATTCAAGTCTGAAGGGATTACGGTAGTTGCTGAAGAGGTTGAAACGGAGGATGATTTTAAGAAAGCCATTGATTTAGGGTTTGACAATTTTCAAGGAT
- a CDS encoding SH3 domain-containing protein, translating into MKKLISGIVTASFIITSCTNAQVSIKEKIEERPAEKIINENISEQELVILTMKNLVEDIKKQRREIEKLKAQYGIQDNKIEQIRKINIQIEQKIKKLQDQIKIRDQIISQEFKKLINNQKILNEKINRIEKEIAKLKPEKNQISVDKPDYKTSSTEKPTGKGTVITPSNIRSQPKMGNNIIGYAKKGDVVEIIGKAGNWLKIKYKDKTGFIHKKLIAIQ; encoded by the coding sequence ATGAAAAAGTTAATTTCAGGAATAGTAACAGCAAGCTTCATAATAACCTCCTGCACAAATGCTCAGGTTTCCATAAAAGAAAAAATAGAAGAAAGACCTGCAGAAAAAATAATAAATGAAAATATATCTGAACAGGAGCTTGTAATACTAACAATGAAAAATCTTGTGGAAGACATCAAGAAACAACGAAGAGAAATAGAAAAACTAAAAGCACAATACGGAATACAAGACAACAAAATAGAACAAATTAGAAAAATAAACATACAAATAGAACAAAAAATAAAAAAACTCCAGGATCAGATAAAAATAAGAGACCAAATAATATCTCAGGAATTCAAAAAGCTTATAAATAATCAAAAAATATTAAATGAAAAAATCAACAGAATAGAAAAAGAAATCGCCAAGTTAAAGCCTGAAAAAAATCAAATTTCTGTTGATAAACCAGACTATAAAACCTCCTCTACAGAAAAACCAACAGGAAAAGGCACAGTAATCACCCCCTCAAACATTAGAAGCCAGCCAAAAATGGGGAATAACATCATAGGCTACGCAAAAAAAGGAGATGTTGTGGAAATAATAGGAAAAGCCGGAAACTGGCTAAAAATAAAATACAAAGACAAGACTGGATTTATACACAAAAAGCTGATAGCTATTCAATAA
- a CDS encoding CHC2 zinc finger domain-containing protein, protein MDKKLPIGTILKVLEKKGIPFKKSGKAFSLKCPFHDDDKPSASAHPEKNTFMCFACGEKIYEKWKKLKGVNNKETKKAVSAKQLAELLGLSQEEWKSIVKEAIEEEKKYGTVKIKESKLVINNYKRNNNYYQNLWEEMKNNWDDSAAKYLENRKINAKKLYQKEEIRFLKRNTGKETDKYQKWPIMIPMYSTDGKKIVNIQLRTDNSGVTPKTILTPGGEITHFGLHKLDKKKLITFIAEGSTDYLTLKSWNIHNAIGLYSASKELEEEIINRLSKIVVLFFDHDEAGIKSFLRIKNRILTIAPDKIIIPFGIKGKSKDVNDFAMNNPNAKKIVYENIKEFLRRNLKESESKKNILANLEKIIEDN, encoded by the coding sequence ATGGATAAAAAACTGCCTATAGGAACAATACTAAAAGTACTGGAAAAAAAGGGTATACCTTTTAAAAAAAGCGGTAAAGCCTTCTCTCTGAAATGCCCTTTTCATGATGACGACAAACCCTCTGCTTCTGCACATCCGGAAAAAAATACATTTATGTGTTTTGCCTGCGGAGAAAAAATATACGAAAAATGGAAAAAACTAAAAGGTGTAAATAATAAGGAAACAAAAAAAGCTGTTTCTGCAAAACAACTAGCAGAGCTACTTGGTTTATCCCAAGAAGAATGGAAAAGCATAGTGAAAGAAGCAATTGAAGAAGAAAAGAAGTATGGAACTGTAAAAATAAAAGAATCAAAACTGGTAATAAACAACTACAAAAGAAACAACAATTATTACCAAAATCTATGGGAAGAAATGAAGAATAATTGGGACGATTCTGCCGCAAAATACCTGGAAAACCGAAAAATAAATGCGAAAAAACTTTACCAAAAAGAAGAAATAAGATTTTTAAAAAGAAACACAGGGAAAGAAACAGATAAATACCAGAAATGGCCAATAATGATACCAATGTATTCAACGGATGGAAAAAAAATAGTAAACATACAGTTGAGAACAGATAACTCTGGAGTCACCCCAAAAACTATTTTAACCCCTGGAGGAGAAATAACTCATTTTGGGCTTCACAAACTAGACAAAAAAAAGCTAATAACTTTCATAGCTGAAGGTTCCACCGACTACCTAACCCTAAAAAGCTGGAATATACACAATGCAATAGGGCTATACAGTGCATCAAAAGAACTGGAGGAGGAAATAATAAACAGATTGTCAAAAATAGTGGTTTTATTCTTTGACCATGATGAAGCCGGGATAAAGTCTTTCCTTAGAATAAAAAACAGAATACTGACCATCGCACCGGATAAGATAATAATACCTTTTGGAATAAAAGGAAAAAGTAAAGATGTAAACGATTTTGCAATGAACAATCCAAACGCAAAAAAAATAGTATATGAAAATATAAAAGAATTTTTGAGAAGGAATCTAAAAGAATCAGAATCAAAAAAAAATATTCTCGCAAACCTGGAAAAAATTATTGAAGATAATTAA
- a CDS encoding type IV secretory system conjugative DNA transfer family protein, whose translation MAESFSSKRVQSSGNFRPDPSSHNSNVLTTDRIRNVLDLLDYIQRRFAVESRSKVLDDSEDLFTAKDYFNVFSYSFKSVLAEEFLIFAFLLYPIYVLYKAGVITVFGGVEQRWLVAGFMYLFTFIVQLFFVLFVAYLLKNYYQGVSPRKATSAYAWGRISGYLLKIVIIAGSLFSVYYFLLGDPKIVSWLVSKISGFLHIPPEDVYRKIVAVREEVHTDLIKIPAILSFFMLSMVAIVVYQDKHFKKQKAEGIGKNLSHKKQHKKDAVHLGWGYQLYPLNKKLIPIYQGEGIRNQHTAVIGTTGVGKTYVLMNRVEYDIMRGDNVVVIDPKGSGDLLSFVLETAIKAGRLQDFIYVNPFFPEISARISPLAYYAVPDVVINTVIAGIRSKDEFYINIARELVSIVVYGLIELSKSKERGNPTFTFEKIKEWISVEQLNRLKDLLSEVETPTAEKLIMDIEQVLSTPPEYFAKVGSSLRTVLTVLSTGNVGEIIGNAKGNDFMQRILDGKGVILYVETGSMLTRETSNIVGRVILSNIATFAGLYYVQRKKFPRKLKIHADEFYTQMFIGVEHLFDKGREVGISMDVYFQSLSQLEAEVGDKRANIILETINSYMLMRIKSPKTAERFAEIIGIGKTMVTNIGSDGSVSMFERDDWRVEPSEFIRLDDREFILHTGKRDYRGYTVDVKKPYIVVKMPEINVRDNDRGILN comes from the coding sequence ATGGCCGAGAGTTTTTCTTCCAAAAGGGTGCAGTCTTCAGGTAATTTTCGACCTGACCCTTCTTCTCACAACAGTAATGTACTTACAACTGACCGTATTAGAAATGTTTTAGACCTTTTAGATTATATACAGCGAAGATTTGCTGTTGAATCAAGGTCTAAGGTGTTAGATGATTCAGAAGACCTTTTCACAGCAAAAGATTATTTCAATGTTTTTTCTTATTCTTTTAAAAGCGTTTTAGCAGAAGAATTTCTGATTTTTGCCTTTTTACTCTATCCAATTTATGTTCTTTATAAGGCAGGGGTAATAACTGTATTTGGTGGCGTTGAGCAGAGATGGCTTGTTGCTGGTTTTATGTATCTATTTACTTTTATTGTTCAATTATTTTTTGTTTTGTTTGTTGCTTATCTTTTGAAGAATTACTATCAGGGGGTTTCTCCAAGGAAGGCTACTTCTGCTTATGCGTGGGGTAGGATTTCAGGTTATTTATTGAAAATAGTGATAATAGCAGGCTCTCTTTTTTCTGTTTATTATTTTCTTTTAGGAGACCCCAAGATTGTTTCCTGGCTTGTTTCTAAGATTTCAGGATTTTTACATATTCCTCCTGAAGATGTTTACAGAAAAATAGTTGCTGTAAGAGAAGAAGTCCATACGGACCTCATAAAGATACCTGCAATATTGTCCTTTTTTATGTTGTCTATGGTTGCTATTGTTGTTTATCAGGACAAACATTTTAAAAAGCAAAAAGCTGAAGGAATAGGTAAAAACCTTTCTCATAAAAAACAGCACAAAAAAGACGCTGTTCATTTGGGCTGGGGATATCAACTTTATCCTCTAAATAAGAAACTAATACCAATATATCAAGGCGAAGGGATTAGAAATCAGCATACAGCTGTAATTGGGACAACCGGTGTAGGTAAGACTTATGTTCTTATGAATAGAGTAGAGTATGACATAATGAGAGGAGATAACGTAGTTGTCATAGATCCGAAAGGTTCCGGGGATTTGCTTTCATTTGTTTTAGAAACAGCTATAAAAGCAGGCAGACTTCAGGATTTCATATATGTCAACCCCTTCTTTCCTGAAATATCCGCCAGGATATCACCTTTAGCTTACTACGCTGTTCCTGATGTGGTTATCAACACGGTTATAGCGGGAATAAGAAGTAAGGACGAGTTTTATATAAACATAGCTCGAGAGCTTGTTTCTATAGTTGTTTATGGCCTTATAGAGCTTTCTAAAAGTAAGGAAAGAGGAAATCCCACCTTTACTTTTGAAAAAATAAAGGAATGGATAAGTGTTGAACAGTTAAATCGCTTAAAAGACCTTCTCTCAGAAGTGGAAACCCCAACTGCGGAGAAACTCATTATGGATATTGAGCAGGTTTTGTCTACTCCACCTGAATATTTTGCAAAAGTTGGATCTTCATTAAGAACGGTTTTAACCGTTCTTTCAACAGGTAATGTTGGAGAGATTATAGGAAATGCGAAAGGTAATGACTTTATGCAGAGGATACTTGATGGAAAAGGGGTTATTTTATATGTTGAAACCGGATCTATGTTGACCAGAGAGACCTCTAATATAGTTGGGAGAGTAATTCTGTCTAATATAGCCACTTTTGCTGGTCTTTATTATGTTCAGAGGAAGAAGTTCCCCAGAAAGCTAAAAATACACGCAGACGAGTTTTACACCCAGATGTTTATAGGAGTAGAACATTTATTTGATAAAGGAAGAGAAGTAGGAATATCGATGGATGTATACTTTCAATCTTTATCTCAGCTTGAGGCTGAGGTTGGTGATAAGAGGGCTAATATTATTCTTGAAACAATAAACTCCTATATGCTTATGAGAATAAAGTCTCCGAAAACTGCGGAGAGGTTTGCTGAGATAATAGGTATAGGAAAGACTATGGTAACGAACATAGGTTCTGATGGTTCTGTTTCCATGTTTGAAAGGGATGATTGGAGGGTAGAGCCTTCAGAGTTTATACGACTGGATGACAGGGAGTTTATTCTCCATACCGGAAAAAGGGATTATAGAGGATATACTGTTGATGTTAAGAAACCATATATTGTTGTTAAAATGCCTGAGATAAATGTAAGAGATAACGATAGAGGTATTTTAAATTGA
- a CDS encoding site-2 protease family protein produces MNNIFKKLTFGFFFKGYEIKINFSVFLGIAFFLYLLVFHYGWNFWEAFLFSISIYISIFFHELGHYWAARRVNYPTSFMMIHLLGATLFIPYEETDPRKEGFVATAGPVVSILFSFTFYNLFLFTGIDFLNYLAIFNFIVFLINIAPVYPLDGGRLLRALLLFFLSPEKATMYSKIPTIIVLLSLAFLSVYALIDRDFISFLKYYTVAFFLFSLSFSGSKGSYNF; encoded by the coding sequence ATGAACAATATTTTCAAAAAACTAACTTTTGGATTTTTTTTTAAAGGATATGAGATAAAGATTAATTTTTCTGTGTTTCTAGGAATAGCCTTTTTTTTATATTTACTTGTTTTCCATTACGGTTGGAATTTTTGGGAAGCTTTTTTATTTTCCATTTCTATTTATATTAGCATTTTTTTTCATGAATTAGGCCATTATTGGGCAGCCAGAAGAGTAAATTACCCGACTTCTTTTATGATGATTCACTTGCTTGGAGCTACACTCTTTATTCCTTATGAAGAAACTGATCCAAGAAAGGAAGGTTTTGTAGCCACCGCTGGGCCTGTTGTTAGTATTTTGTTTTCCTTTACCTTTTATAATCTTTTTTTGTTTACAGGAATAGACTTCCTCAATTATTTGGCAATATTTAACTTTATCGTTTTCCTTATAAATATTGCTCCTGTTTATCCTTTAGATGGAGGTAGATTACTCAGGGCTTTATTGCTCTTTTTTCTTTCTCCTGAAAAAGCCACGATGTATTCTAAGATCCCGACCATTATCGTTTTATTATCTTTGGCATTTTTAAGTGTCTATGCACTTATTGATAGAGATTTTATCTCTTTTCTTAAATATTATACTGTTGCTTTTTTCCTTTTTTCGTTGTCTTTTTCAGGTTCGAAAGGTTCTTACAATTTTTGA
- a CDS encoding TrbC/VirB2 family protein, which translates to MLRRVSAKHLTLAFVLAFGLLAFIEPAMAFNTNAGTEFQSLLDRVVGWVTGVPGIIAAIAFGLIGVFRAFQTGQMLWFFAGILVAIVILLIPTIAQGLGYVF; encoded by the coding sequence ATGTTGAGACGTGTTTCTGCAAAGCACCTTACTTTAGCTTTTGTTCTTGCGTTTGGTTTGCTGGCATTTATTGAGCCTGCAATGGCTTTTAACACAAACGCAGGAACTGAGTTTCAATCCCTTTTAGATAGGGTTGTTGGTTGGGTGACAGGTGTTCCAGGAATTATTGCTGCTATTGCTTTTGGTCTGATTGGAGTTTTCAGGGCTTTCCAAACAGGTCAGATGCTCTGGTTCTTTGCTGGAATTCTCGTGGCGATCGTAATTCTCCTAATTCCAACGATTGCACAAGGACTTGGATACGTATTTTAA
- a CDS encoding sigma factor, protein MKPTEKQYVEKNIDFVWSETLKLIRKNPSLKEIQNDLISAGIEGLVVASKRFKPEKGFSFLTYAGHWVKQKMMEVNNSCYKL, encoded by the coding sequence ATGAAACCCACGGAAAAACAATACGTAGAAAAAAACATAGATTTCGTCTGGTCTGAAACTCTTAAGCTTATAAGGAAAAACCCTTCCCTGAAAGAAATACAAAACGACCTTATCTCCGCAGGAATTGAAGGTCTGGTGGTAGCCTCAAAAAGATTTAAACCTGAAAAGGGATTTTCCTTCCTCACATATGCAGGACACTGGGTCAAGCAAAAAATGATGGAGGTTAACAATAGTTGCTATAAACTGTAA
- a CDS encoding IS607 family transposase → MEQKLLTIKNIKEVYGISRTTLINWEKKGLLSPIRTPGGQRRYRREDIEKILQLTDKEENEPKADTVIYARVSTKKQEEYLKNQIKRLEKFAKENGYKYEIISEIASGVNEKRRGLRKLLNKIKRGEVKTVIIEYPDRLARFGYEYLKFFMETFGVKLIVVNGKEETEDLNKELAEDLIAIVTSFSARIYGARGGKKK, encoded by the coding sequence ATGGAGCAGAAATTGTTAACTATAAAAAATATAAAAGAAGTTTATGGAATAAGTAGAACAACTCTTATAAATTGGGAGAAGAAAGGATTATTATCTCCAATAAGAACACCAGGGGGACAAAGAAGATATAGAAGGGAAGATATAGAAAAAATTTTACAATTAACAGATAAAGAAGAAAATGAACCAAAAGCAGATACAGTTATTTATGCAAGAGTATCAACAAAAAAACAAGAAGAATATTTAAAAAATCAAATAAAAAGATTAGAAAAGTTTGCAAAGGAGAATGGATACAAATATGAAATAATTTCGGAAATAGCAAGTGGAGTAAACGAAAAAAGGAGAGGTTTAAGAAAGCTATTAAATAAAATAAAAAGAGGGGAAGTAAAAACAGTAATAATAGAATATCCAGACAGACTTGCCAGATTTGGATATGAATATTTAAAGTTTTTTATGGAAACATTTGGGGTAAAGCTAATAGTAGTAAACGGAAAAGAAGAAACAGAAGATTTAAACAAAGAACTTGCAGAAGATTTAATAGCAATAGTTACATCATTTTCTGCGAGGATATATGGAGCAAGAGGCGGAAAGAAAAAATGA
- a CDS encoding IS200/IS605 family accessory protein TnpB-related protein, whose amino-acid sequence MRQFSSCNRYAYNRLLEGHKRKELKKDLQKVFNLNSRYCDDAIFKAQSLINACKERGQNPKKVIFGGRKLFEKLSKKHLNGQQREMLKQKWEERRKGYLYSRGDKSKKGNLNIRIICEKEGLKLRINTGERNWITANIKRAVNRENDKWTEFIARLLEAEKTKEYFPYSVEIRQINGQIYAFISLEEELPKQPIITKEEGIIGVDINAKPFHLALVTVKPDGNLQTVNKISLHDLINKTKNQREYLSWQIAHQIVEIAITQDKAIAIEKLDTIPKGNKGDGSKKSRKIKQQWIYRGILEKIKTLAKREGIQVIEVNPAYTSIIGILKYAPQYNFDKDTAGAFVIARRGLGLKEELPKHYKNLISDEEYIQYAMSKIEEEKQKTKERLNAEKNQYKKKPLKRKINDLNRQIKLLRSLNSEPQTQQPVNQRKEQVRGWQYASYKLWQVVKVTLTIPVLGKSVPRDLSPLKPILVSGEWDRVVSRLVPVAWDRGYGASEIPPAGECLHLKKAEYKYPSPKCES is encoded by the coding sequence ATGAGACAATTCTCATCTTGCAATAGATACGCATACAACAGACTACTTGAAGGACACAAAAGAAAAGAGTTAAAAAAAGACTTGCAAAAAGTATTTAATCTAAACAGTAGATACTGCGATGATGCAATATTTAAAGCACAAAGTCTTATAAACGCCTGTAAAGAAAGAGGACAAAATCCAAAAAAAGTAATATTTGGAGGCAGAAAACTATTTGAGAAACTAAGCAAGAAACACCTAAACGGACAACAAAGAGAGATGCTCAAACAAAAGTGGGAAGAGAGAAGGAAAGGATATTTATACTCAAGAGGAGACAAAAGCAAAAAAGGAAATCTAAATATAAGGATAATATGTGAAAAAGAAGGATTAAAACTAAGGATAAACACAGGAGAAAGAAACTGGATAACAGCAAACATAAAAAGAGCAGTAAACAGAGAAAATGACAAATGGACAGAATTTATTGCAAGATTATTAGAAGCAGAGAAAACGAAAGAATACTTTCCATACTCAGTAGAGATAAGACAAATAAACGGACAAATTTACGCATTTATAAGTTTAGAGGAAGAACTACCAAAGCAGCCAATAATAACAAAAGAAGAAGGAATAATAGGGGTAGATATAAACGCAAAACCATTTCATCTAGCACTAGTAACAGTTAAACCAGATGGAAACCTACAAACAGTAAACAAAATATCACTACACGACCTTATAAACAAAACAAAGAACCAAAGAGAATATTTAAGCTGGCAAATAGCCCATCAGATAGTAGAGATAGCAATAACACAAGATAAAGCAATAGCAATAGAAAAGTTAGACACAATACCAAAAGGAAACAAAGGAGATGGAAGCAAGAAATCAAGAAAAATCAAACAACAATGGATATACAGAGGAATACTTGAGAAAATAAAGACATTAGCAAAAAGAGAAGGAATACAGGTAATAGAAGTAAACCCAGCATACACATCAATAATAGGGATATTAAAGTATGCACCGCAATACAATTTCGACAAAGACACAGCAGGGGCATTTGTGATAGCAAGGAGAGGATTAGGATTAAAAGAGGAACTGCCAAAACACTATAAAAACCTAATATCGGATGAAGAATACATACAATATGCGATGAGCAAGATAGAAGAAGAAAAACAAAAAACAAAAGAAAGATTAAATGCAGAGAAAAACCAATATAAGAAAAAACCACTAAAAAGAAAAATAAACGATTTAAATAGACAAATAAAATTGCTCAGAAGCCTTAACAGTGAGCCACAGACCCAACAGCCTGTAAACCAAAGGAAGGAACAGGTGAGGGGCTGGCAATATGCCAGTTATAAACTGTGGCAAGTTGTTAAGGTAACCCTCACTATCCCTGTTCTAGGTAAGTCTGTGCCAAGAGACTTATCACCCTTGAAGCCAATACTGGTTTCAGGGGAGTGGGACAGGGTAGTGAGTCGGTTAGTTCCTGTTGCTTGGGACAGGGGCTATGGTGCGAGCGAAATACCGCCAGCTGGGGAGTGCTTGCACCTGAAGAAGGCGGAATACAAATACCCCAGCCCAAAGTGTGAAAGTTAG
- a CDS encoding sigma factor-like helix-turn-helix DNA-binding protein, with protein sequence MKVSFLHFGLPGNKNQQLSLDNNKKGNGKPVQTEKNKQVKEKESLNLMNAKSRISLDYENEENNLPLLETIGSNQMEKFQEKMEKREMKEELKKVMKRVLTEEEFKVICLRYGLFGNEPKNYREISEEMGWKSRQVAHQKEKRAMKKLIHAVRKNKKLREFIR encoded by the coding sequence GTGAAAGTTAGTTTTTTACACTTTGGTTTACCAGGAAATAAGAATCAACAGCTCTCCCTTGACAATAACAAAAAAGGGAATGGAAAACCTGTACAGACTGAAAAAAACAAGCAGGTAAAGGAAAAAGAATCCCTAAACCTGATGAATGCCAAATCTCGCATCAGCCTGGATTATGAAAATGAAGAAAACAACCTTCCTCTCCTTGAAACAATCGGATCAAATCAGATGGAAAAATTCCAGGAAAAAATGGAAAAAAGGGAGATGAAAGAAGAACTAAAAAAAGTTATGAAAAGAGTACTAACAGAAGAAGAGTTCAAGGTAATATGCCTTAGATACGGTTTGTTCGGAAATGAGCCAAAAAACTACAGAGAAATATCTGAAGAAATGGGATGGAAGTCCAGACAGGTCGCACACCAGAAAGAAAAAAGAGCAATGAAAAAACTGATACATGCAGTAAGAAAAAACAAAAAGCTAAGAGAGTTTATCAGATAG
- a CDS encoding helicase HerA-like domain-containing protein: MRIIFGKERFNQDRAVIWNSSRVYNGHMLVLGASGTGKTHFLRKVVGQMVETSDGSVEIFVLDVHGDLEFPDSISSTAVFSESGEVGINPLKISPDRQFGGVRKKIRSFVSAINRTSRKLGIKQENVLIHLLEDLYAANGFYIDDPQTWSLDYDPRKSRFSKKYPTMEDLKKFSEYKLKQMVTGAGSKAMKKLDELNRKFTLLEKYRKKLLKKGSLDEAEISKIEDKIEDLKEETKRLYSEYIDSIETGRELDDYIKYDSEDVLKSVLRYIESLYQSGIFKGKEPDFGDKPVRRYLINSLNPDEQKLFVDFLLEEIFFKAKEEGIKNTIDRVIVLDEAHMFFSDEPEHIVNIISKEGRKFGIALVMASQSLSHFSDDVLSNTATKIILGVDEVNHEKLSRKLRINKQSLKFIEPRKTALIQIKNHANLNNKYVNTVLTI, translated from the coding sequence ATGAGAATAATTTTTGGAAAAGAGAGGTTTAATCAGGATAGGGCTGTGATATGGAATTCCAGCAGGGTTTATAACGGCCACATGCTTGTTCTTGGAGCTTCTGGCACGGGGAAAACCCACTTTCTCAGGAAGGTGGTAGGCCAGATGGTTGAAACCTCTGATGGTTCTGTGGAGATTTTTGTTCTGGACGTTCACGGGGACCTGGAGTTTCCTGACTCTATTTCTTCAACCGCTGTTTTTTCTGAATCAGGGGAAGTTGGGATAAATCCTTTAAAAATCTCTCCCGACAGGCAGTTTGGCGGTGTAAGAAAAAAGATAAGGAGCTTTGTTTCAGCCATAAACAGGACAAGCAGGAAGCTCGGCATAAAGCAGGAGAATGTTCTTATTCACCTTTTAGAAGACCTGTATGCAGCGAACGGGTTTTACATAGATGACCCTCAAACCTGGTCTTTGGACTATGACCCGAGAAAGAGCAGGTTTTCGAAAAAGTATCCTACAATGGAAGATTTGAAAAAGTTTTCAGAATACAAGCTGAAGCAGATGGTAACAGGTGCAGGTTCAAAAGCAATGAAAAAGCTTGATGAGCTGAACAGAAAGTTTACGCTACTTGAAAAGTACAGGAAGAAGCTTTTAAAAAAAGGCAGTTTAGATGAAGCAGAGATTTCAAAAATAGAGGACAAAATAGAGGATCTAAAGGAAGAAACCAAGAGGCTTTATTCTGAGTATATAGACAGTATAGAAACAGGCAGGGAACTGGATGATTACATTAAATATGACAGCGAAGACGTTTTAAAGAGCGTGCTCAGATATATAGAATCTCTTTACCAGTCAGGCATTTTCAAGGGAAAGGAGCCTGATTTTGGGGATAAGCCTGTTAGAAGATACCTTATAAACTCCCTTAATCCTGATGAGCAGAAGCTTTTTGTTGATTTCTTGCTTGAGGAGATTTTTTTTAAGGCAAAAGAGGAGGGGATAAAAAATACCATAGACAGGGTTATAGTGCTGGATGAAGCCCACATGTTCTTTTCTGATGAGCCTGAGCATATAGTGAACATAATATCAAAAGAAGGTAGAAAATTCGGGATAGCACTTGTGATGGCAAGCCAGAGCCTTTCCCACTTTTCTGACGACGTTCTTTCTAATACTGCTACCAAGATAATACTGGGAGTTGATGAGGTAAACCACGAGAAGCTTTCAAGGAAGCTTAGAATTAACAAGCAGTCTTTGAAGTTTATTGAACCGAGAAAAACGGCTCTTATCCAGATAAAAAATCATGCAAATCTAAACAACAAGTATGTAAACACCGTTTTGACTATCTGA
- a CDS encoding TIGR00266 family protein gives MEYGVSFGDSFSMLHFRLDKGESIIAGSGAMAYMDTGIRVEPFLKGGLFSSVSRKLFGKESAFLNRYRALVDSSELGIVSNTSLGSVSEITLSPDSYPIKVRPGGFLAAWEDSEGNVEIEGSVGGFKTYFGMEGFEFLQIKGIGLVFISGFGGIYRKDLKGNELIVDTGHVLAYTENLDFELKTVGGIKSTLLSGEGLVCRFRGVGSVWIQSRSYSEFFEFLKKTLFPDKK, from the coding sequence ATGGAGTATGGTGTTTCTTTTGGCGATTCTTTTTCTATGCTTCATTTTAGATTAGATAAAGGAGAGAGTATTATAGCCGGTTCTGGAGCTATGGCTTATATGGATACGGGTATACGGGTAGAGCCTTTTTTAAAAGGAGGTTTATTTTCTTCTGTATCTAGAAAATTGTTTGGCAAGGAGAGTGCATTTTTAAATAGATACAGGGCTTTAGTTGATTCTTCTGAGTTAGGAATAGTTTCTAATACATCTTTGGGTTCGGTTTCGGAGATAACTCTTTCTCCTGATTCTTATCCTATAAAGGTAAGACCAGGTGGTTTTCTTGCAGCATGGGAAGACTCTGAGGGAAATGTGGAAATAGAAGGTTCTGTTGGAGGATTTAAGACGTATTTTGGGATGGAGGGATTTGAGTTTTTACAGATAAAAGGAATAGGATTAGTTTTTATTTCAGGATTTGGAGGGATATACAGGAAAGACCTTAAGGGAAATGAGTTAATAGTAGATACAGGGCATGTTCTTGCCTATACAGAGAATTTGGATTTTGAGTTAAAAACTGTTGGTGGGATAAAGTCGACACTTCTTTCAGGGGAAGGATTGGTTTGTAGATTCAGGGGAGTTGGTTCGGTTTGGATACAATCACGAAGCTATTCTGAATTCTTTGAGTTTTTGAAAAAAACTTTATTTCCGGACAAGAAGTAA